In Kordia antarctica, the following proteins share a genomic window:
- the galE gene encoding UDP-glucose 4-epimerase GalE has translation MKKIIVTGGLGYIGSHTVVELQLAGFEVVIIDNLSNASADVLSGIKNITGIQPQFEKLDLRDKATTISFFEKHQNIEGIIHFAASKAVGESVTNPLLYYENNISTLITVLQQIQHKENISFIFSSSCTVYGQAEKMPISENASIQKAFSPYGNTKQIGEEILQDTAQIAKGLQVISLRYFNPIGAHSSTEIGELPGGVPQNLVPFITQTAIGLRQQLSVFGNDYPTEDGTCIRDYIHVVDLAKAHVIALKRLLNKQHKTSFEVFNIGTGTGSSVLEVIESFERVSQQKLNYKIVNRREGDVISAYADTTKANTVLGWKATSTLDEAMLSAWKWEQKIRKTN, from the coding sequence TTGAAAAAAATAATAGTCACTGGCGGATTAGGTTATATTGGCTCTCACACGGTTGTAGAGTTGCAATTGGCAGGATTCGAAGTTGTGATTATTGATAACTTGTCTAACGCTTCCGCAGATGTTTTAAGCGGTATAAAAAACATTACGGGCATTCAACCACAATTTGAAAAACTGGATTTGCGCGATAAAGCAACGACGATTTCTTTCTTTGAGAAACATCAAAATATAGAAGGAATCATTCACTTTGCGGCGAGTAAAGCGGTTGGCGAAAGTGTTACGAATCCGTTGTTGTATTACGAAAATAATATCTCAACGTTAATTACCGTTTTACAGCAAATTCAACACAAAGAGAACATTTCCTTTATCTTTAGTTCTTCGTGTACGGTTTATGGTCAAGCCGAAAAAATGCCGATTTCAGAAAATGCTTCGATACAAAAAGCATTCTCTCCGTATGGAAATACCAAACAAATTGGCGAAGAAATTCTGCAAGATACTGCTCAAATAGCAAAAGGATTACAGGTAATTTCATTGCGATATTTCAATCCGATTGGTGCACATTCAAGTACTGAAATTGGCGAATTACCCGGTGGCGTTCCGCAAAACTTAGTGCCTTTTATTACACAAACTGCGATTGGTTTACGCCAACAATTATCTGTTTTTGGGAATGATTATCCTACGGAAGATGGAACCTGCATTCGTGATTATATCCACGTGGTCGATCTCGCGAAAGCGCATGTAATAGCTTTAAAAAGATTACTAAATAAACAGCATAAAACTTCGTTTGAAGTATTCAACATTGGTACAGGAACCGGAAGTTCGGTATTAGAAGTCATTGAAAGTTTCGAACGTGTAAGTCAACAAAAATTAAACTATAAAATTGTAAATAGGCGAGAAGGCGATGTAATTTCTGCGTATGCAGATACAACAAAAGCGAATACTGTTTTAGGTTGGAAAGCGACTTCTACATTAGATGAAGCGATGCTTTCTGCTTGGAAATGGGAACAGAAAATAAGAAAAACGAACTAA
- a CDS encoding GNAT family N-acetyltransferase yields MILLDFKKNYILDNGFVQLRPLQADNFDHLLPFSMKEPELWKYSLTPGNGETNLKKYIAFALEGRANKDSYPFIVYDKRFKIVAGSTRFYDFNQTHQTVSLGYTWYGKEFQGTGLNKNCKFLLLQFAFEHMKVQRVEFRADNNNKRSIAAMKSIGCTEEGVLRSNCAAADGRRDSIVFSILRYEWFSRVKRELMKKL; encoded by the coding sequence ATGATATTATTAGACTTTAAGAAAAATTATATTTTAGACAATGGTTTTGTGCAATTGCGACCTTTGCAGGCAGATAATTTTGATCATTTACTACCATTTTCTATGAAAGAACCTGAATTGTGGAAATATTCATTGACGCCAGGCAACGGAGAAACCAATCTAAAAAAATATATTGCATTTGCTTTAGAAGGAAGAGCGAATAAAGATTCATATCCTTTTATTGTGTACGACAAGCGATTTAAAATAGTTGCTGGTTCTACTCGATTTTACGATTTTAACCAAACACATCAAACAGTTTCCTTAGGTTATACTTGGTATGGCAAAGAATTTCAAGGAACAGGCTTAAATAAGAACTGTAAATTTCTATTGCTTCAATTTGCTTTTGAACACATGAAAGTACAACGTGTAGAGTTTAGAGCCGACAATAATAACAAACGTAGTATTGCCGCCATGAAAAGTATTGGTTGTACTGAAGAAGGCGTTTTACGTAGCAATTGCGCTGCCGCAGACGGAAGACGCGATAGTATTGTATTTAGTATTTTACGCTACGAATGGTTTAGTCGTGTAAAGCGAGAGTTGATGAAAAAACTATAA
- a CDS encoding RES family NAD+ phosphorylase has translation MIVYRVCSSKYSTNISGEGSRKQKNNRWNSFGIPMLYTSDSPALCAVELHQYLPPSFIPENYSLLRIEIPDEDYLVVDASFFDSEKWIDQLTVTQTLGDFFIQENEYLMMKVPSAMISSCFNYLINPNHKDFDKVKIIDSLAFPIQGKLFKK, from the coding sequence ATGATTGTTTACAGGGTTTGCAGTTCCAAATATTCAACTAATATTTCAGGCGAAGGTTCTAGAAAACAGAAGAATAATCGCTGGAATTCTTTTGGAATTCCAATGTTGTATACGTCTGACAGTCCAGCTTTGTGCGCTGTAGAATTGCATCAATATCTTCCACCATCATTTATTCCTGAAAATTATTCTTTACTTCGAATAGAGATTCCAGATGAAGATTATTTAGTAGTTGATGCATCATTTTTTGATAGCGAAAAATGGATTGACCAATTAACAGTTACACAAACACTGGGAGATTTTTTTATTCAAGAAAACGAATATTTGATGATGAAAGTTCCTTCTGCAATGATTTCTTCATGCTTTAATTATCTAATAAATCCAAACCATAAAGATTTTGATAAGGTCAAAATAATAGATTCATTAGCATTTCCAATACAAGGGAAATTATTCAAAAAATAA
- a CDS encoding 3-deoxy-D-manno-octulosonic acid transferase — MYFIYNILVYIAGFFLKIVALFNKKLGLFVHGRKTVFDILSNQIKKEDTVIWFHTASLGEYEQGLPVLEALKKKYPTHKFVLTFFSPSGYEVKKDSGVADVITYLPLDTKANAKRFLKLIHPELVVFVKYEFWPNYLAELKKQQIHTISISTIFRPSQAFFKFYGGWMRKSLHAFNHIFVQDEASQKLLESIHYTNTTISGDTRFDRVLEILQRDNSLAFIEDFKGDKTCVVIGSSWQEDEALFVPFINDSTKDCKYIIAPHTIKSQEIEKLKSSITKNTVLFSELDQHQDLSQFAVFIVDTIGILTKVYSYADIAYVGGGMGNTGLHNTLEPAVFRIPVVIGKNYVGFKEAEDLVALGGVLSVKSQTEFNTTMNRLLEDANFKTSVGVMNHNYVHSHGNASEIIMEYLSKR; from the coding sequence TTGTATTTTATCTACAACATATTAGTTTATATCGCTGGATTCTTCCTAAAGATAGTCGCACTATTTAACAAGAAACTTGGACTTTTTGTTCACGGTAGAAAGACTGTTTTCGATATTTTATCTAATCAAATTAAAAAAGAAGATACTGTCATTTGGTTTCATACCGCTTCTTTGGGCGAATATGAACAAGGTTTGCCTGTTTTAGAAGCATTGAAAAAAAAATACCCAACTCATAAATTTGTATTAACTTTCTTTTCGCCTTCAGGTTATGAAGTAAAAAAAGATAGCGGCGTTGCAGATGTGATTACATATTTGCCATTGGACACGAAAGCAAACGCAAAGAGGTTTCTCAAATTGATTCATCCTGAATTGGTGGTTTTTGTGAAGTATGAGTTTTGGCCGAATTATTTAGCTGAATTGAAAAAACAGCAGATTCACACGATTTCTATTTCTACTATTTTTAGACCTTCGCAAGCATTTTTTAAGTTTTATGGCGGTTGGATGCGAAAGTCGTTGCATGCATTTAACCATATTTTTGTGCAAGATGAAGCTTCTCAGAAATTATTAGAAAGCATACATTATACAAATACAACGATTAGTGGCGATACACGTTTTGACAGGGTTTTGGAGATTTTACAACGAGATAATTCTTTAGCTTTTATTGAAGATTTTAAAGGTGATAAAACCTGTGTTGTCATTGGAAGTAGTTGGCAAGAAGATGAAGCACTTTTTGTTCCTTTTATTAATGATTCTACTAAAGATTGCAAATATATTATTGCGCCACATACTATTAAATCGCAAGAAATTGAAAAGCTAAAAAGTAGTATTACAAAGAATACGGTGTTATTTTCTGAGTTGGATCAACATCAAGATTTGAGTCAGTTTGCTGTTTTTATTGTGGACACAATCGGGATTTTGACAAAAGTGTACAGTTATGCGGATATTGCATATGTTGGTGGCGGCATGGGAAACACTGGTTTACACAATACCTTAGAACCTGCTGTTTTTAGAATTCCTGTCGTGATTGGAAAAAATTATGTAGGTTTTAAAGAAGCTGAAGATTTAGTTGCACTTGGTGGTGTTTTGTCTGTAAAATCTCAAACAGAGTTTAATACTACGATGAATCGCTTGTTAGAAGATGCTAATTTTAAAACTTCTGTTGGTGTTATGAATCACAACTATGTTCATTCTCATGGAAATGCAAGTGAGATTATTATGGAATATCTCTCCAAAAGATAA
- a CDS encoding thymidylate synthase, with translation MRQYLDLVKHVLENGNEKGDRTGTGTKSVFGHQMRFDLSEGFPMVTTKKLHLKSIIHELLWFIKGDTNIKYLQDNGVKIWNAWADENGDLGPVYGHQWRNWNSESIDQLAQVIETLKNNPDSRRMMVSAWNPSVLPNTKISFSENVANGKAALPPCHAFFQFYVADGKLSCQLYQRSADVFLGVPFNIASYALLTMMMAQVCGYEAGDFIHTFGDAHIYSNHFEQVELQLTREPKPLPTMKMNPEIKSIFDFTFEDFELVDYNPHPRIKGAVAV, from the coding sequence ATGAGACAATATTTAGACTTAGTCAAACATGTATTAGAAAACGGAAATGAAAAAGGAGATCGTACAGGAACTGGAACCAAAAGTGTATTTGGACATCAAATGCGTTTTGACCTCAGCGAAGGTTTTCCAATGGTAACCACGAAAAAATTACATTTAAAATCGATCATTCATGAATTATTATGGTTCATAAAAGGTGATACAAATATCAAATATTTACAAGACAATGGCGTAAAAATTTGGAATGCTTGGGCAGATGAAAACGGCGATTTAGGACCTGTTTACGGACATCAATGGCGAAATTGGAATAGCGAAAGCATTGACCAATTGGCGCAAGTAATTGAAACTTTAAAAAATAATCCAGATAGCAGACGCATGATGGTTTCAGCGTGGAATCCTAGCGTACTACCAAATACTAAAATTTCGTTTAGTGAAAATGTTGCCAACGGAAAAGCAGCATTGCCACCTTGCCATGCGTTTTTTCAATTTTATGTAGCTGATGGAAAATTATCGTGTCAATTGTATCAACGAAGTGCAGATGTTTTTTTAGGCGTTCCGTTTAACATTGCTTCGTATGCTTTATTAACGATGATGATGGCGCAAGTTTGTGGTTATGAAGCAGGCGATTTTATTCACACATTTGGAGATGCACACATTTACAGCAATCACTTTGAGCAAGTAGAATTACAACTCACAAGAGAACCAAAACCATTACCAACCATGAAAATGAATCCTGAAATAAAAAGTATTTTTGACTTTACTTTTGAAGATTTCGAATTGGTTGATTACAATCCGCATCCGAGAATTAAAGGAGCTGTGGCAGTTTAA
- a CDS encoding DinB family protein, producing the protein MTTDVKLKFKLTASVKLVDGNPSSWGAIWVRVDNKNNETGFFDNMGDRPVVSNTWDTYEINGYIDKNTLSLNFGGLCMYNGQFYFDDFKLFVENKNTGELEVIKLDNQNFEKEIVNNKVPGWDHNDRALPNPSNKKFNFKLANDNLSKNLSLCIIGANIEIDQTYIIGKREGYSPQVGTLISMLNNLSSRVERVVKNLDQREIDHLHDEKANSIGALIMHLAAAEKIYQLYTFENRGFNEEEEKFWGPALNLDDAGREAFKGKDVDYYLNIYKEVRAKTLEEFKKLDDNWLAKIRPGSTDNNHYYWFHVMEHQSSHLGQILFLRKRIPPEPNINLKEKKKID; encoded by the coding sequence ATGACTACAGATGTCAAATTAAAATTCAAACTTACAGCTTCTGTAAAATTAGTTGATGGAAATCCTTCAAGTTGGGGAGCTATTTGGGTAAGAGTTGACAATAAAAATAACGAAACTGGTTTCTTTGATAACATGGGCGATCGTCCTGTTGTATCCAATACTTGGGATACGTATGAAATTAATGGATACATTGATAAAAACACGTTATCATTAAATTTTGGTGGACTTTGCATGTACAATGGTCAATTTTATTTTGATGATTTTAAACTATTTGTAGAAAATAAAAACACAGGCGAATTAGAAGTCATTAAGCTCGATAATCAAAATTTTGAAAAAGAGATTGTGAATAATAAAGTTCCAGGTTGGGATCATAATGACCGAGCATTACCTAATCCCTCTAACAAAAAATTTAATTTTAAATTAGCAAATGACAATCTTTCTAAAAATCTTTCGCTTTGTATTATTGGAGCGAACATTGAAATTGACCAGACATATATTATAGGTAAACGAGAAGGTTATTCTCCACAAGTTGGCACATTAATTTCTATGCTAAATAATTTAAGTTCACGTGTTGAACGTGTTGTTAAAAATCTCGATCAAAGAGAAATTGACCATTTACATGATGAAAAAGCAAACTCAATCGGTGCGCTTATTATGCATTTGGCTGCAGCCGAAAAAATTTATCAATTATATACATTCGAAAATAGAGGTTTCAACGAAGAAGAAGAAAAATTTTGGGGACCTGCATTAAACTTAGATGATGCCGGCAGAGAAGCTTTTAAAGGGAAAGACGTGGATTACTACTTAAATATTTATAAAGAAGTAAGAGCAAAAACGCTGGAAGAATTCAAAAAATTAGATGATAATTGGCTTGCTAAAATTCGTCCAGGCTCAACTGATAACAATCATTACTATTGGTTTCATGTTATGGAACATCAATCAAGTCATTTAGGTCAAATTCTATTTTTAAGAAAGAGAATTCCTCCTGAACCAAATATCAATCTAAAAGAAAAAAAGAAGATAGATTAA
- the fabD gene encoding ACP S-malonyltransferase, giving the protein MKAFIFPGQGAQFTGMGLDMYEKSDIAQHLFEDANSILGFNITDIMFEGSAEDLKDTKVTQPAVYLHSVILGKALGKKFQADMVAGHSLGELSALVANATLTFEDGLKLVSQRAMAMQKACELQPSSMAAIIGLDNEIVEKVCAETPGMVAIANYNCPGQIVISGQIESVNKACKTLKEAGARATLVLPVGGAFHSPLMEPAREELAAAIENTVFSKPNCPIYQNVTTTAVINADEIKKNLMLQLTAPVKWTQTIQQMIADGATSFTEVGPGKVLRGLLRRIDRSVEAKNATLSDE; this is encoded by the coding sequence ATGAAAGCATTTATATTTCCAGGACAAGGTGCCCAATTTACTGGAATGGGATTAGACATGTACGAGAAGTCTGATATTGCACAACACCTTTTTGAAGACGCCAACAGCATTTTAGGATTTAACATCACTGACATCATGTTTGAAGGTTCTGCGGAAGATTTAAAAGATACAAAAGTAACGCAGCCTGCAGTCTATTTACATTCTGTAATTTTAGGTAAAGCACTTGGTAAAAAATTTCAGGCAGATATGGTTGCAGGACATTCACTTGGTGAACTTTCTGCTTTGGTAGCAAATGCAACCTTAACGTTTGAAGATGGCTTAAAGTTAGTTTCTCAACGCGCTATGGCGATGCAAAAAGCATGTGAACTTCAACCCAGTAGTATGGCAGCCATTATTGGTTTGGACAATGAAATTGTCGAAAAAGTGTGTGCAGAGACTCCAGGAATGGTAGCGATTGCAAATTATAACTGCCCAGGACAAATTGTTATTTCAGGACAAATTGAATCTGTCAATAAAGCGTGTAAAACATTAAAAGAAGCTGGCGCTAGAGCAACCTTAGTATTGCCAGTTGGTGGCGCATTTCATTCACCATTAATGGAACCTGCGCGTGAAGAATTGGCTGCAGCTATTGAAAACACCGTATTTAGCAAACCAAATTGCCCTATCTACCAAAATGTAACAACAACAGCAGTAATTAATGCTGATGAAATCAAAAAGAATTTAATGTTACAATTGACAGCGCCTGTAAAATGGACGCAAACAATTCAACAAATGATTGCCGATGGCGCAACTTCGTTTACAGAAGTTGGACCAGGAAAAGTATTGAGAGGATTGTTACGTAGAATTGATCGTTCTGTAGAGGCAAAAAATGCAACTTTGAGTGACGAATAA
- the lspA gene encoding signal peptidase II yields MKISRSLRMSLIFGLILLNVGCDQVSKSVARNHIDARERISVIGEYVVLMKTENKGAFLGFLSSMENPILKTIFLILLPIAVLFIILRMIIITTDLDKYMIFGLCCIIGGGIGNLYDRILYRSVTDFMHIDLGGIFKTGIFNMADVSVMLGTGLLILSFIKRKEVSLS; encoded by the coding sequence ATGAAGATTTCCAGATCGCTTCGAATGTCGTTGATTTTTGGACTGATTTTGTTGAATGTTGGTTGCGATCAAGTTTCAAAATCTGTTGCAAGAAATCATATTGATGCGCGCGAACGTATTTCCGTTATTGGAGAATATGTCGTACTCATGAAAACTGAAAATAAAGGCGCGTTTTTAGGATTTTTATCTTCTATGGAAAACCCTATTTTGAAAACTATCTTTCTAATTCTACTTCCAATTGCAGTATTATTTATCATTTTACGAATGATTATTATCACCACCGATTTAGATAAATACATGATTTTTGGATTGTGTTGTATTATTGGTGGCGGAATTGGAAATTTATACGACCGAATTTTATATCGTTCGGTAACCGACTTTATGCATATTGATTTAGGCGGAATTTTTAAAACAGGAATTTTCAATATGGCTGATGTTTCCGTCATGCTCGGAACAGGATTGCTCATTCTTTCCTTTATCAAACGAAAAGAAGTTTCTTTATCATAA
- a CDS encoding metal-dependent hydrolase family protein: MKKLLILCLSILCSTIMMAQETYLHCGKIIDTESGKILTEKTIIVSGNKITGIADGYLQPKKANVTMIDLKSKTVMPGLIDMHVHIENETNPKAYLEKYTLNDADVAFRSVGFANVTLKAGFTTVRDLGGTGVNISLRNAINQGRIDGPRIFTAGKSLATTGGHADPTNGSRKEISGDPGPKEGVVNNVSDAKKAVRQRYKNGADVIKITATGGVLSMAKSGSNPQFTIEEIKVICETAKDYGMHVAAHAHGDEGMQRAIIGGVKTIEHGTYMSDETMELMKKHDAYLVPTITAGKEVAAKAKIKGYYPDIIVPKALAVGPKIQGTFARAYKKGVGIAFGTDAGVYEHGLNGKEFGFMVEGGMPAMETIQSATVTNAKILGMEDQLGQLKVGFLADIVAVDEDPTKNINTMENVTFVMKDGKIYKK, translated from the coding sequence ATGAAAAAACTACTCATTTTATGCTTGAGTATCTTGTGTTCTACGATTATGATGGCACAAGAAACGTATCTGCATTGCGGAAAAATTATTGATACCGAAAGCGGAAAAATTCTAACAGAAAAAACAATTATCGTTTCTGGAAACAAAATAACAGGTATTGCAGACGGTTATTTGCAACCAAAAAAGGCAAATGTTACCATGATTGATTTAAAATCGAAAACGGTGATGCCAGGATTGATTGATATGCACGTTCATATTGAAAACGAAACCAATCCGAAAGCATACTTAGAAAAATATACATTAAATGATGCAGATGTAGCTTTTCGTTCAGTTGGTTTTGCCAACGTAACACTCAAGGCAGGATTTACTACGGTTCGTGATTTAGGCGGAACTGGCGTAAATATTTCATTGCGAAATGCGATCAATCAAGGAAGAATTGATGGACCACGGATTTTTACCGCAGGAAAATCGTTGGCAACAACTGGTGGACATGCTGATCCGACAAACGGAAGTCGTAAAGAAATTAGTGGCGATCCAGGACCAAAAGAAGGTGTTGTGAATAATGTGAGCGACGCAAAAAAAGCAGTACGTCAACGTTATAAAAACGGCGCAGATGTTATTAAAATTACGGCAACTGGAGGCGTTTTAAGTATGGCAAAAAGTGGAAGTAATCCACAGTTTACCATTGAAGAAATTAAAGTTATTTGTGAAACTGCTAAAGATTACGGAATGCACGTTGCGGCGCATGCACACGGAGACGAAGGAATGCAACGCGCAATTATTGGTGGCGTAAAAACCATAGAACACGGAACGTATATGAGCGACGAAACTATGGAACTCATGAAAAAGCACGATGCGTATTTAGTGCCAACGATTACCGCAGGAAAAGAAGTAGCCGCGAAAGCAAAAATTAAAGGATATTATCCAGATATTATTGTGCCAAAAGCATTGGCAGTTGGACCAAAAATTCAAGGAACATTTGCAAGAGCTTATAAAAAAGGTGTTGGAATTGCCTTTGGAACTGACGCTGGTGTTTACGAACATGGATTGAACGGAAAAGAATTCGGATTTATGGTAGAAGGCGGAATGCCAGCAATGGAAACCATTCAATCGGCAACGGTTACCAATGCAAAAATTCTAGGAATGGAAGATCAGTTGGGACAATTGAAAGTAGGATTTTTAGCTGATATTGTTGCGGTTGACGAAGATCCGACAAAAAATATTAACACGATGGAAAACGTAACTTTTGTAATGAAAGACGGAAAAATTTACAAGAAATAA
- a CDS encoding isoamylase early set domain-containing protein → MAIKKQYLKSKPLCKVTFSVAAEEAETVSVVGNFNEWNTEATNLKKLKNGTFKGTVDLEKDNDYEFRYVVDGAYTNDEQADAYKWNAYAAAENGVLSL, encoded by the coding sequence ATGGCAATTAAGAAACAATATTTAAAAAGCAAACCACTTTGCAAAGTAACATTTAGTGTTGCGGCTGAAGAAGCAGAAACAGTTTCCGTAGTCGGAAATTTTAACGAATGGAACACAGAAGCAACCAATTTAAAAAAGTTAAAAAACGGAACTTTTAAAGGAACTGTCGATTTAGAAAAAGACAATGATTACGAATTTAGATACGTAGTTGACGGAGCTTATACAAACGACGAACAAGCTGACGCGTATAAATGGAATGCCTACGCTGCCGCAGAAAATGGAGTTTTGAGTTTGTAA
- a CDS encoding DegT/DnrJ/EryC1/StrS family aminotransferase gives MKKIQMVDLKGQYAQIKDQVDKSVLDVIASSAFINGPEVHAFQKELEEYLDVKHVIPCANGTDALQIAMMGLGLKPGDEVITADFTFAATVEVIALLQLTPVLVDVEKDSFNIDPEAIRKAITPKTKAIVPVHLFGQCANMDAIQAIAKEHDLYVIEDNAQAIGASYTFADGSVKKAGAIGHVASTSFFPSKNLGCYGDGGAIFTNDDDLAHKIRGIVNHGMYKRYHHDVVGVNSRLDSIQATVLRVKLPNLDTYNAARQDAARKYNAAFYGNNKIITPHISKSCENPICTGCNCHVFHQYTLRIVDADRDALVQHLNEKGIPCGVYYPIPLHLQKAYKDERYNEADFPITNQLVKEVVSLPMHTELDDDQIEFITKTILDFVNG, from the coding sequence ATGAAGAAAATCCAAATGGTCGATTTGAAAGGGCAATACGCACAAATCAAAGACCAAGTTGATAAATCCGTATTAGATGTAATTGCATCTTCAGCATTCATAAACGGACCCGAAGTACATGCTTTTCAAAAAGAATTAGAAGAATATTTAGACGTAAAACACGTAATTCCATGTGCCAACGGAACGGACGCATTGCAAATTGCCATGATGGGACTTGGATTAAAACCAGGCGATGAGGTAATTACCGCAGATTTTACATTTGCAGCAACGGTTGAAGTCATTGCATTATTACAACTAACACCAGTTTTAGTTGATGTGGAAAAAGATTCATTCAACATTGATCCAGAAGCAATTCGGAAAGCAATTACGCCAAAAACAAAAGCCATTGTTCCTGTGCATTTATTTGGACAATGTGCCAATATGGACGCAATTCAAGCTATCGCAAAAGAACACGATTTATATGTCATTGAAGACAACGCACAAGCCATTGGCGCGAGTTATACATTTGCAGACGGAAGCGTGAAAAAAGCTGGCGCAATTGGTCATGTAGCTTCCACTTCTTTCTTTCCATCAAAAAATTTAGGTTGCTATGGAGATGGCGGCGCAATCTTTACAAATGATGATGATTTAGCACATAAAATCAGAGGAATTGTAAATCACGGAATGTACAAACGTTATCATCATGATGTTGTTGGTGTAAACTCTCGATTAGATTCCATTCAAGCAACGGTTTTACGTGTGAAACTTCCAAATTTGGACACCTACAATGCAGCGCGTCAAGATGCAGCTCGTAAATACAATGCGGCTTTCTATGGAAATAATAAAATAATTACTCCGCACATATCAAAATCGTGCGAAAATCCAATCTGTACAGGTTGTAACTGTCACGTATTTCATCAATATACATTGCGTATTGTTGATGCAGATAGAGACGCGTTGGTTCAGCACTTAAACGAGAAAGGAATTCCTTGTGGCGTGTATTATCCGATTCCATTGCACTTACAAAAAGCATACAAAGACGAACGTTACAACGAAGCCGATTTTCCAATTACAAATCAATTGGTAAAAGAAGTAGTTTCATTGCCAATGCATACGGAATTGGACGACGATCAAATCGAATTTATCACAAAAACGATCTTAGATTTTGTAAACGGATAA
- a CDS encoding dihydrofolate reductase yields MFGNKNKPTTQIDKEQLALIETAQNRIKQKKRLYYHLVIFIIGSALLVLLNVVLGFGKDVTLFKTQWFVWAVLAWLFLFIFHVFDVYITNKFMGKDWEAKQLENLVAKQEYRIEKLKQKFLEQETKVAKEQAMAEITNTPTPEIVDRSSLSLIVATAENNVIGKDNQLIWHLSDDLKRFKKLTSGHHIIMGRKTFESFPKPLPNRTHIVITRQKDYKAPKGVIVVHTMKEAVSVATLSDAEPFVIGGGEIYKQALPFATKIELTRVHHEFEGDTFFPKIETKDWKETANTFHTKDDNHEYEFSFITYERV; encoded by the coding sequence ATGTTCGGCAACAAAAATAAACCTACCACACAAATAGATAAAGAACAACTCGCGCTGATTGAGACTGCTCAAAATCGTATCAAGCAAAAAAAGCGCCTGTACTATCATTTGGTTATTTTCATTATTGGCTCTGCACTTTTAGTACTCCTAAATGTAGTTTTAGGATTTGGAAAAGATGTCACACTTTTCAAAACACAATGGTTTGTTTGGGCAGTATTGGCTTGGCTATTTTTATTTATATTTCATGTGTTTGATGTATATATTACGAACAAATTTATGGGGAAAGATTGGGAAGCCAAACAACTTGAAAATTTGGTTGCCAAGCAAGAGTACAGAATTGAAAAGCTAAAACAAAAATTCTTAGAACAAGAAACTAAAGTTGCCAAAGAACAGGCAATGGCAGAAATTACGAATACGCCAACACCTGAAATAGTTGATCGAAGTTCATTATCATTAATTGTTGCTACGGCAGAAAATAACGTCATTGGAAAAGACAATCAATTAATTTGGCATTTGAGTGACGACTTGAAACGTTTCAAGAAACTAACTTCGGGTCATCATATAATTATGGGACGTAAAACGTTTGAAAGCTTTCCAAAACCACTTCCAAACAGAACGCATATTGTCATTACGCGTCAAAAAGATTACAAAGCTCCAAAAGGCGTTATTGTGGTACATACTATGAAAGAAGCCGTGAGCGTTGCGACATTAAGCGATGCAGAACCTTTTGTTATTGGCGGTGGCGAAATATACAAACAAGCACTTCCGTTTGCTACAAAAATTGAATTGACGCGCGTACATCATGAGTTTGAAGGCGATACATTCTTTCCAAAAATCGAAACAAAAGATTGGAAAGAAACTGCAAATACGTTCCACACAAAAGATGACAATCATGAGTATGAATTCTCTTTTATTACTTATGAACGCGTATAA